From Bacteroidota bacterium:
CTATATAGCAGCCTTGTAATCTCGGTAAGGTCTCTGGCTGAACCACGCGAGGGATCTTGCAATACGACCTTGAAAAGGTTACGGTCGCCAAGAAAGCGGAACTCCGAGTTCAATACACTGCTATACATGTATCGCCGATATCGAAACAGTATCTTGATGAGACTTCGGAGCCGAAGCGGTTAGATTTCTGTGCCATAAACAGCAGCATCTATTTTTAAAGAGAAAATAGCATGCTTGTCTGTGAAATCTTTCTAGAATACACCTTCTGGTACTAGGTGATATAATATGCAGAGTTCAAGTGATGGTAGTCCCGTGACTTTCCACTCTCTACCAGCACATTGATCAGGTTGCCTTCAGTTGCCGCTTCCTGTGGAAGGAGCATTAGAAAGTTTAAAAGCATGGACAAAAGCCTCCCGTAAAAGAAGTTTTATTGATGGTGAAATAGGTTCTGACTAACGAAAACCTGGTGGGTCCGTGAAAGTTAGCCCGTAATAAACAGATATTTCCACATTAAGTCCACCCCAAAAACAGGGGATTCATCAAATCTGTGTTTTTCTGTTATTTACGTCTACTGATATCCTGTCTAAATGGACACCCGCAGTTCTACTAAGTTGCTCTAAGCTAAGAAACATAAATACGAGATGCTATTCATTCACAGGTGCTTCGTTTAAATTCGCCCCTACGACTGCAATCCGCGCCCATTTTAGCCCATCGTTTTAGCAAAAACGCAAATAGAACCGGCAGCCTTTGAATCGCCATCCGGGGCTTTTTTGTGTTTTCGTATTTCCGGGTTTTCGCATTCAGCTTCATATTCTGAACGCCAGCACAGAAGGCATTCGCAAAACGACTGAGGCTACCCAATCAAGAATCACGGCGCAACAATCGCCAATCATCAACCAGTTCAGAGGCACAAAAAAAGGGCAATGTCCTTGCCTGCTTTTTAATCAGCCGGCAAGGGCATTGCCCTATCTGTAAACTATAAGTCCTATCCTATTGAAATGCCTACTCCCCCAACGCCATCAATTCTTCAGCAGAAATCCAGAGGTTCAGCGCTTCGTTGAGCGTCACGTCATGTTTGTGGCGAATCGGATACCAGGCGGCTGAGTCGAACATCCGGGTAGCAATGCGCGCTTTGAGGAGGTTTTTCATCCACGCGCGCTCATTATCAACTTCAGTACGCGTAAAGTAGCGCGCCTCTTTGGTCGACTCTTGCAAAGCATCTTCAGCAACAATGTGTATGCCTTGCTCATCGAGGTAAGCTTCAAAGGCATTCATGGTTGCATCGCTAATCTGGAATTCGTCGATGAACGCTTCGCGCCGGTCCTCCCAGTTTTTGTGGAGCGATTCGCCATTGGCGTTGATCCAGTTGCGAACAAAATCGAGGTCGAACTGCCGGCCAAGTACCGCCTGCACATACATGCTGATAGAATCGCGTCGGATGATATAATCTGGCAAAATCCCGCCGCCACCAATCACGGTGCGCCCGGCAGTCGTCTTGTATTTCAGCGAATCAGGAATGTCACCAAGGATATCCTGGGCATCCAGTGAAAGCTCAGACTGGCGTTGTTCTACTTTGGAATTGTAGTAGTCTTCTTTGTCGCCACCGTTGTATGGCGTTTGCACAGATCGCCCTGAAGGCGTGTAGTACCGCGAGATGGTCATCCGCAATACGCTTCCGTCTTTGAGCGGGAATTGCTTTTGTACCAACCCTTTGCCAAAAGTGCGACGGCCTACAATTAGTGCGCGGTCGTGATCCTGCAAGGCGCCGGCGACAATCTCACTGGCTGACGCAGATTGCTCGTTCACCAACACAATCACCGGCATGTTTTCCAGAATACCTCGCACGCGGGCACGGCTTTCAGTGCTGAAGTCCGTATGCCGGCTCTTCGAAGAGACAATGATTTTGTCATCCGGCAAAAATTCGTCGCTGATCCGGATTGCCATGTCCATGAAGCCACCGGTGTTGTTACGGAGGTCGAGGACCATCCGCTGCATGCCGGCTTCTTTCAGCTCTCGAGAGGCCTCCATGAACTCTTTGTACGTAGTCCGTGCAAAGCGCTGCAACTTCACATACCCCGTCTGCTCATCGAGCATATAGGCAACATCAAGCGTGTTAAGCGGGATTTTGTCGCGAGTAATGGTGAAATCCATGACCTCATCATATCCGGGGCGAACAACCCTGACGTTAACTTTTGTACCGCGCGCACCTTTCAGTTTACGTTCAACATCTGCCTGGGTAAATCCGATCGCGGTTGAATCATCAACAGCAATGATGCGGTCTCCAGACCAGAGTCCAACCTTTTCGCTCGGGCCACTTGGCAGCGTACTCAACACAGCCAGCGTGTCGCCACCATCTTCCCCTTCAATAAATTCATAAGAGATGCCAATGCCTTCGAATGAGGCATTGAAATTTTCAGTGACATCGCGCATGCGTTCTGCGTCGATGTATATAGAGTGCGGATCCAGTTCATCGAGCATGCCGTCAATGGCTTCTTCAGCCAGGCTACCCGGATCTACGTTATCCACGTACCGCTGATTGATGATGGCAAAAGCCTGCTGCACTTTCTCCATCGACTCAAACGTATCATC
This genomic window contains:
- a CDS encoding S41 family peptidase, whose translation is MRRKKIAMVGVGLLIVGVLLGMQIGSAISSDDTFESMEKVQQAFAIINQRYVDNVDPGSLAEEAIDGMLDELDPHSIYIDAERMRDVTENFNASFEGIGISYEFIEGEDGGDTLAVLSTLPSGPSEKVGLWSGDRIIAVDDSTAIGFTQADVERKLKGARGTKVNVRVVRPGYDEVMDFTITRDKIPLNTLDVAYMLDEQTGYVKLQRFARTTYKEFMEASRELKEAGMQRMVLDLRNNTGGFMDMAIRISDEFLPDDKIIVSSKSRHTDFSTESRARVRGILENMPVIVLVNEQSASASEIVAGALQDHDRALIVGRRTFGKGLVQKQFPLKDGSVLRMTISRYYTPSGRSVQTPYNGGDKEDYYNSKVEQRQSELSLDAQDILGDIPDSLKYKTTAGRTVIGGGGILPDYIIRRDSISMYVQAVLGRQFDLDFVRNWINANGESLHKNWEDRREAFIDEFQISDATMNAFEAYLDEQGIHIVAEDALQESTKEARYFTRTEVDNERAWMKNLLKARIATRMFDSAAWYPIRHKHDVTLNEALNLWISAEELMALGE